Genomic window (Danio rerio strain Tuebingen ecotype United States chromosome 24, GRCz12tu, whole genome shotgun sequence):
gctagcatatTTTATCAGGTTGctataattgaataaaatactaaccttaattttgtaaaaacaatctAAGCATGTGGTTGATTAATTGCACTTTGTACAGCAGGCCATCATTTATTCATAGatatataattgtgtatatatatatttatcatgtcatttgtttacaAAATGTTAGCATAGTTTAACATTGCGATTTTCATAAAGGGATATAACAAATGTACAAAAAGTTGAAATAAGTGCTGATCAGTATTTACAGTGGTCAAgaaatttttattgattttaaagcatacttattaaaaataaagaaaaaattattcattgctCCGTGTATAATGGGAAAAGCAACTATTTTAAAGTTTTAGTCAGAAGAAATTTGTGTgaggataaataaatgaatataagaaCTGATTATGAGCATGAATAAAAAGCGATTAACAAtgaattaaaatacaaatgtaatcaATATATTACCATGGTTGTTATAACGGACCCTGTTGCGCCTTCTAGTGAACTAGATGAGAATATTCTGATAGGAACCTTTGTTCAGACCTTCTGCTTCTACACGAACATCTATTAGAACACAATCACATGGGATGTCAACACGGCTAGAGCTACGAgttatttcatgttttaataCTCCTGGAATACTTTAAACCTTCATCTAAATGAAATTAGCAAGTAATGTACTCTAATATTGTATGCACATGATCATTATGGTATTCGTATAGGATTGTTTGATTAATATTGGGATCGTACGGTAGTGTAAATCAATATCTGCATGTTTTGctttattaatttaaacaattcTAATATGACATAGAGTTTCGTATAATTTTGATATGACCATATTAATTGGTATATACTATATTGTCAAAATAATGCCGCTTTAAACCGAACCTTCACCTAAACACCGGCTCCGTGGTACAATGGGCACTTTCGGTACGGAATCGCCGCTGCGGCTGCAGGTGAGCTCGTGCCTGAAGACTCTTTCCACTTCACGGGATTCCGGGGAGATCGTGCACGCACTGCGGACACTCATGAGGTGCCTGGACGACGGAGAGTTCACGCGGATTCACCACACGCACGCGCTTCAGGTTCTGGTTAGCGCGCAGAGCTCGCACTGGTTCAGCAGGTCacatgatgaagatgaggaggagATGAAGAAACTCTGGGGGGAGATTATAATCAGAGGACCAGCAGAGCAAACACTCCTGACCCTGCTGGACACCATCAGCTCCActgggtctgtctgtctgtctctctgtccatCTTTCTTGTCTCTTTCTCTGTCAATCCATATATCTGTTGGTTCATCGTTCCTTCTGTCtatatttctgtctgtttgtccatccgtctgtctgtctgtctatctttctgtctgtctatctgtctgtctatctttctgtatgtctgtctatctgtctatctttctgtctgtctatctttctgtctgtctgtctgtctatctgtctgtctgtctacctttctgtctatctatctttctgtcagtctgtatgtctgtctatctgtctgtctatcgttctgtctgtctatctttctgtctgtctgtctgtctgtctgtctgtctgtctgtctgtgtgtctgtctatctttctgtctgtctatctttgtctgtctatctatctttctatctgtctgtctgtctatctttccgtcagtctgtctgtctttctgtctgtatgtctgtctatctatctgtctgtctatctttctgtctgtctttctttctgtctgtctgtctgtctgtctttctgtctctatgtctgtctatctgtctgtctatctttctgtctgtctatcgttctgtctgtctatctttctgtctgtatgtctgtctgtctatctgtctgtctgtctgtctgtctgtctgtctatcgttctgtctgtctatctttctgtctgtctgtctgtctatcgttctgtctgtctatctttctgtctgtctgtctatctgtctgtctgtctatctttctgtctatctatctttctgtctgtctatctgtctgtctgtctatctgtctggctgtctgtctgtctgtctgtctgtctgtctgtctatcgttctgtctgtctatctttgtctgtctatctatctttctatctttctgtctgtctgtctttctgtctgtatgtctgtctatctgtctatctttctgtctgtctatctttctgtctgtatgtctgtctttctgtctgtctgtctgtctatctgtctgtctgtctgtctgtatgtctgtctatctgtctgtctgtctatctttctgtctgtctttctttctgtctgtctgtctgtctttctgtctctgtctgtctatctgtctgtctgtctgtctgtatgtctgtctatctgtctgtctgtctatcgttctgtctgtctatctttctgtctgtctgtctgtctgtctgtctgtctatctttctgtctatctatctttctgtctgtctatctgtctgtctgtctgtctatctgtctgtctgtctgtctgtctgtctatcgttctgtctgtctatctttgtctgtctatctatctttctatctttctgtctgtctgtctttctgtctgtatgtctgtctatctgtctatctttctgtctgtctgtctgtctgtctgtctgtctgtatgtctgtctatctgtctgtctgtctatctttctgtctatctgtctgtctgtctgtctgtctgtctgtctgtctgtatgtctgtctgtctgtctttctgtctgtatgtctgtctatctttctgtctgtctttctgtctgtctgtctatctgtctgtctgtctatctttctgtctatctgtctgtctgtctgtctgtctgtctgtatgtctgtctgtctgtctgtctgtctttctgtctgtatgtctgtctatctttctgtctgtctgtctgtctgtctatctttctgtctgtctgtctatctttctgtctgtctgtctatctgtctgtctgtctgtctgtatgtctgtctatctgtctgtctgtctatctttctgtctatctgtctatctgtctgtctgtctgtctgtatgtctgtctgtctgtctgtctgtctttctgtctgtatgtctgtctatctttctgtctgtctatctttccgtctgtctgtctttctgtctatctatctatctttctgtctgtctgtccatttcgtctgtttgttttttgtccgTCTGTCTGGCTCTGTCCacttgtctgtctgtccatctgtctgtctgtctgtctgttagtaATTTTTGAGTAAACTCATTTTAATGATCTATTATATTAGTGAGATATTAATGTCTGTTGTCTCTTACACACACAGTGAGAGTGAGGCTCTGGATCGGTGTGTGTCTGCGCTGGAGATGTTTCTCTCTGCTGCTCGTCTCCAGGTGTTGTTGTGGTCCAGGTGTGAAGCGGGCGGAGCCTCCTCAGACTCTCCTCAGCTGACGGAGACCGTGATTGGCCACCTTGCAGCTTTACCCTCCATCACCTCCAACCATCTGCACACGAACACACCTGACATCTTCCTTCCACAGCAGTATTACCCACTGCTGGCTGCCAGCATACTGGACACGCTGGAGAAGACATGCCATGCTCTCAGAGGTATCACATGCTCAGGGGTGAAATCGCTGCATATACAGAaacaaacatatacagttgaagtcagaattatttgtgccccctttttatatttttcccctatttctgtttaactgagagacgattttttcaactaatttctaatcataatagttttattaactcatttctagctgatttattttatctttgccatgatgacagtaaataatatttgactaaatgtttttcaagatacaagtgttcagctcaaagtgacatttaaaggcttaactaggttaattagggtaattaggcaagtaattttaTGAAGATGgttttctgtagacaattgaaaacaaataaggcttaagtctttattctagccaaactgaaacaaataagactttctacaggaaaaaaatattttaagaaatactgtgaaaaattccctgctctgttaaacatcattcgggaaatatttgaagGAAAAAATGGACAGGAGGTTTAATAATTTAATGCAttgcatattttatattattattgccaCTCATGCCTATCCATTGCATCATTAATACCACAGCATGCTTAATACATTGTTTGAAATATTGTCAGCATATTGTAATGCATAGTCACCAAGGCAGATtttaattagtgctgtcaaattcTTTTTGtgaatcacatccaaaataaaaataaaaaaattcaaataatgtATACGTACTAActatgtttaaatattatttaaataaataaataaataaaaaaaaaaaaaaaatatatatatatatatatatatatatatatatatatatatatatatatatatatatatatatatatatatatatcaaatataaaaaaatatataaatatttatgtataatttgtgtcagatataaatgtataatttacacatataaataaaatgtttatatatatatatatatatatatatatatatatatatatatatatatatatatatatatatacacacacacacacacacacacacacagagttaaagtcagaattattagcccccttcgaattttttttcttctttgtgaaatattttccaaatgatgctaaacagagcaaggaaattttcacattatgtctaataatatttttacttttgaaaaaagtctatttgttttatttcggttaaaataaaagcagttattaattttttaaacaccattttagggacaaaattattactccccaatttctgtttaacggagagcaaattttttcaacacatttctaaacataatagttttaataactcttctctaataactgatttattttatctttgccatgatgacagttaataatattttaaatgatattttttcaggacacttctatacagcttaaagtgacatttaaaggcttaactaggttaattaggcaagttaatgtataatgatggtttgttctgtagattatcgagaaaaaatatagccttaaggggctaataattttgtacctaaaatggtgtttaaaaaatttaaatctgcttttattctaaccgaaataaaacaaataagactttttccagaaaaaaaaaaatattatcagacatactgtgaaaatgtccttgctctgtttaacatcatttgggaaatatttaaaaaaggaaaaaaaaatttaaagggggctaataattctgacttcagctgtatatatatttgttgtccATTTGACTTATTTGACCTCTCTCTTCTGATGTAGCTGGACGggactgctctctggggtttgtCTCTCAGGTTTTGGGGAAAGTGTGCATTCAAGGATACAGCTGTAAgtgtcatttaatattaatacttataataaatcaataataataataattaattgaatagttttttttatgtttctcttgatttttcttgtttattcaaatgtttttaatatttttccccagctcatttatttttatgtgctAATTTTGTGCTAATTTTTGTGCTAATATCTTTAGATATTTTGTTCGATTATTTCCAgatttggctttggtactgactaatccaaTGTATGTGCACAAATCTAATATTCTGCATCCTgcagaaataattttttaaaagacagatctgtgaggggtgtactcgtatatgcttAACACTGTATATAAgaggtagtagtagtaataattataataataataattataaagtaataataataataataataattcagttcCATTATAATATCTCTCCTGCGCATGTTAACTGCTGTGTTTTCTGTATGCAGCTCAGATGTTTGAGACTCTTGGTTCTCGGCTCTCCTTTGTGACCCGTGAGGATGCTCTATATCAGCGTGTGACACAGAAACTGCTGGAGAACGTTCCAGAAAGATGCACAGAGAGTGTGATCACAGGACTCATACGCAGCCTCAGTGGGTaagagcgtgtgtttgtgtggcgCAACACAGGTTTTTAACAGTAATACATTGATTAAAGAgcgatggttcacccaaaaattaaaattagtcatcatttactcagccttaaacacaaaataagatattttgaagaaagctggaaccattgacttccattgtatttggaAGACAATGGTTGCCGgtttttcaactttcttcaaaatgtcttctcgTGTGTTCAAccaaataaagaaactcataaaggtttgaaacatttGTGAGagagtaaagagtgagtaaatgttcatttttgggtgaactgtccctttaaaagtgTCACTCTTAACTCATTACTTGCACTTCAGTAATGTgcctaaaataataaaacttcttgcttttatttgtttttttgttttttacattgtacATGCGTTATaaaaaatagttaatttattGATATGCAAACAGATGTACATTTTTAGATATGATGGCAAATcaaatacaatttagttttttagggtgaactatccctttaacatgagtgtgtgtttcaGGGCGGCTGCCGTGTCCAGGCTGATGGGAAACCTGGTGCTGACCAATAAGAAAGCTCAGTTTGTTCTCACTCATAAACTGATATTGCAGCAGTACCAACATCCAGTGAGTGGAACAATAAACAGCTCTTAATATAAACCTATTATTATGCACCTCTGTATTACTGAGCCTATTCATAGGaaaaaagggacagttcacccaaaaatgaggatttactcactatttactctctttCAAATGGTtacaaaccattatgagtttcttctgttgaacactaaagaagatattttgaaggaagctgAAAACCATTGACCTCCGtagtaggacaaacaaatactatgtaagtcaatggttaccgctttccaacattcttcaaaatgtcttcttttgtgttcagctgaaggaaaaaaacttttttcctgttttttgtgtttgacacaaataagtaaatgatgacagatattgatctttgggtgaactgtctctttaaaagtACTTTAATGTACAATGTAAATATCATTGTATATGAATGTGATAGCTTAATAAGCATGATTTTAATGATTTGCCCATGAGCAATTGATGATTCATATTAATCACGTCtcattctcttttttttatttcagactcgCTTGTTAAAGTCTGTTCTTGGTTATTTGGCGGTGGATTCATCGCGTCGCCCGCTGCTTAAACAGGTGatcatactgtatatactgtgcGGTTCTGCAATTGTTTTATTAGGTTGTTTGAATATAAAGAACAAATGTGACCCTGtaacacaaaaccagtcataagggaataaaataagttgaataaataagcttttcgcTCACTTATGGGATGTTATGAATGGATGAGATGTGGCTATTTTGAAATCTGCAATTTGAGGGTTAAAAAAAAGATCTAAAAACTGAGAAAATTGCCTTCAAAGTTTGCCAAATTCAGTTTTTATCAATGCgtcaatcaaatcaaatgtatATTTAGATATGTTTGCAGTAGGTAATACACAAAATATATTCAGGTTTtatgatctttacttaatgttctataatattttaataacatagtatacatacatacactcaccggccactttattaggtacactttactagcactgggttggacccacttttgccttcagaactgccttaatccttcatggcatagattcaacaaggcactggaaatatccctcagagattttgctccatatttacatgatagcatgatgcagttgctgcagacttgtcggctgcacatccatgatgtgaatctcctgttccaccaaatcccaaaggtgctctattagattgagttctggtgactgtggaggccatttgagtacagtgaactcattgtcatgttcaagaaaccagtctgaggtgattcgctctttatgacatggcgtgttattctgctggaagtagccatcagaagatggagacactgtgctcataaagggatggacatggtcagcaacaatactcaggtaggctgtggtgttcacacaatgctcaattagtactaatgggcccaaagtgtgccaagaaaatatccctcacaccataacaccaccaccagcagcctaccccactgatgcaaggcaggatggatccatgctttcatgctgttgatgtcaaattctgacccgaccatctgaatgtggcagcagaaatggagactcatcagagcaggcaacttTTCTCCAATTTTCTTTTGTCTAATTTTGGTCAgcatgtgtgaattgtagcctcagttttctgttctgagctgacaggagtggcaccggtGTGGTCTactgtaatgagtggttatttaaaGTAAGGATTTGCgataatgagcagttggacagatgtacctaataaagtggccggttaatatataataataataataataatgatgatgataataatttaaatgatataaTAGAATTTTGACTCTTATAATGTATGTTTGACTATTCCAATAAACATACCTGTGCAGATTGGTTTTATGGTTTAGGCTAACAAATGCAtttcttaaaggcacagttcacccaaaaatgaaaactctgtcattgtttactcaccctttacttgttccaatcacatttaagttttttaatctgttgaacacaaaacaagatatcttgaataaaccggtaaccattgacttccatagtatctgttttgcctactattgaagtcaatggttaccggctttcagcatttttcaaagtttCATCTTTTTGTGTTCATCATTAGAATGAAattcttaaaggtttggaaccacttgagggagagtaaatagtgagtatagtgagggtgaactatccttttaagagaTGATGTAATTATTGTGTGTAGGTTCTTCGGAGTGTGTGTCAGGTGTGGTGTAACAGCAGTGCGGTCAAACACACGTGTGTCGAACAGCAGCTGTACGTCAGTAAAGCTTTACTGCTGTGTGTGGCTTTACTCGACGATTCTGAAATACAAGAATTACGGCAAGgtaacaaacacacattcattccaGCCTTTATAGATCTCGCATACAATTCTTTGCAATTGCTAAACACAATTGATGTCGTGGACTTTTAAGGGGATCGTTCACAcaaaattttaaatgtcatcatttacagtgctcagcataaatgagtgcaccccattttaaaaatgaatatttttcttcatttctcagtgaataaaggCTGTGTATtatagtgcatttaaacaaaacagatttattaaacatatatttattcaaataatattttagtcaccaaacatatttagaaatggaaagataatacaattaaattcaagctaaatattaaaaataaattacaagctaCAAAATTGTAGCaaaatttttcaaattttttgctTCTCCTGATTTTTCCTATTTTGTAAAttcgtatttaatatttttctgtagcATATTAATTTGGCTGTACAAATTTTTGGACCGCTAtgataagttattttgttagattagctccagatttggcttcagtactgaataatctaatgtatatgcacaaataaaccagtaaccattgcaggatactttataacttattcctgtatcctgcacttgctgctactgcactgctggttagacctaaactgcatttcgttgcattgtacttgtacatgtgtaatgacaataaagttgaatctaatctaatctaaaaaaaaatatataatattgtagagcttcctattttaaatatgaatcgaaaagagagatttgtgaggggtgtatttatatatgctgagcactgtaccatCCCTTTATTTGTTCtaaatctgtttgagtttttgTTGAAGACCAAAAAAgacaatttgaagaatgttggaaaccggtaatcattgacttccataatattagtTTGTTTctacttaaagggatggtttaccccaaaatgaaaaattcTCACATTTAccctgttctgttaaacataaaagaagaaattttgaacaatgctggaaaccggtaaccattgacttccatactacttgttttttctgctatggaagtcagtggttaccggttttcagctttcttcaaaatatcttcttttatgttcaacagaagagactcaaactggtttgaaaccacttgagggagagtaaacagtgagtaaatttacaattttcagtgaactgtccctttaagtaatGCAACGCACTTATCAATGCTtagaatattattaaatattttgtgggCCATCATATGTGAAGAAACCAAACATAGTGCTGgctttttttaaagggatagttcacccaaaaataaaaactctcaCATTTACCCAGTTCTGTTGAacctaaaagaagatattttgaacaatgctgGAAACATACCacatatttttcctactatggaagtcaatggttactggttttcagctttcttcaaaatatcttcttttgtcttcaacaggagaaagaaaccacttgagggagagtaaatagtgaatacattttcatttttggctgaactattcctttaaatatgtaaaaatgtaatgcatttatCAATGCTAATAGTATTATGTAATATATTGCGTGCCATAATATGTGAAGAAGCCAAACATAGTTGAAGTAGTGGCTTTAGTAAACTTTTAAAGGGAtggatcacccaaaaatgaaaattctcgcATTTACTCTTCCCTTATTTGTTCTAAAcccatttgagtttctttattctgttgaacataaaagaagatattttgaaaaatgttggaaaccggtaaccattgacttccatagtgctTGTTTTTccccttctatggaagtcaatgcaagGCCCTTATCAGTGCTTAGGATAtcattaaatatattgtgttcctTAATATGTGAAAAAGCCAACCCTACTTGAAGTAGTGGCTTTAATAGActtttaaaaagatagttcactcaaaaatttaaattttgtcatcatttatttatcattaaaacctgtttctgtcttctgttgaacataaaggaagatatactgaagataTACATCAACTTCCaaagtatttttagtttttttccccaTGTATGGATGCTAATAGTTACCGGTTTCCATCATTCTTTCAtacatcttctttagtgttcaatagaaaaaagaaactcataattgTTTTGAACCACATGAGAATTATTTGAGTTTTTGGGGGGAAACTATCCCTGCTGCTTCATGCTATTAATATGAGGTTTGTTTCACAGAGatgctgcagtgcatgctgggaggAGTTCAGTGTCGTCTTGACAGCAATGTAGAGCGTATTCGACGGATGGGTATGGTGGTGGGCGAGTGTCTCAGTCATAGATTGGACAAACCTGGATCACAATTAAAATTTCAGGTGAGTAATTTGGATACTTAAAGGTACAGTGCACCCAAAACTGattttctgtcattgtttactcaacctgcacttgttccaaacctgtttgagtttctttcttctgttgaacacaaaggaagatattttggagaatgttggaaactggtgaccattgacttctatagtgttaGGGTTGGAGTGGGTGAGcatgttaataaaatatagttaatggataatataatataaataaatctcagcggtttattccgctgtggcgaccccagattaataaagagactatgcagaaaaggaaattaataaatgagtaaataaatctcATTCATTTCcggctgcagctgtatcccttctagaaacCGGTAACTGTTGACTTTTACTATTTCAGGATTGGGGTGGTTGAATATGttgataaaatataattaatggataatataataaattatgtatatatatatatatataattctcattaacttccgactgcagctgtatctcttctagaaaccggtaaccattgactttttatagtgttagggttggggtgggtgggtgtagatgttaataaaatataattaatggataatataataaataaatcttgttaTCTTCcggctgcagctgtatcccttctagaaaccggtaaccatttacTTTCTGTAgtgttagggttggggtgggtgtagatgttaataaaatataattaactgataatataataaatgatataaataaatttCATTAACATTTGGCTGCAGCTTTATACCTtctagaaaccggtaaccattgacatctataatgttagggtgagtaaatataattaaaatacaaataatggatcatttaataaataatatatatctcATTAACCTCtggctgcagctgtatcccttctagaaacCAGTGACCATTGATTTGTATAGTGTTGGGGTGGGTGTAGATggtaataaatacaattaatggatcGTTTATTAAATGATGTAagtaattctcgttaacttctggctgcagctgtatcccttctagcaacaaccggaCCTTACATGTTTAGCACAGGCTTGTTGAGCTTTTAGGTTTTGCATTATTGCATTTgcagacatttaaaatgttttcgaATGCTCTCTCACCAGTGCCGATGTGTTTAAACGTTTAAAGtgatcaatgatttttttcacatcacctaatactttagtttctcatcaaatcttctgaccaatcaaatgctctagtAACTTACGTGGCCCGCCCTGTCCCTTCTTTATTCCTTAaataatgaattgatgaatgaatgtcaaAATACCCAACTTAGTGAGTATCATAAACAGTTATTATGTCCTAAGTGAACATAAACAGTGAATTGAATTTGTGCATCGTGTTAAAGTAACCGCAGCCTAATATAGCTGATGCTGTCTGTCAGTGTTACATTATAACAAAATGCTAAATCACTGTTTTTGTGAGTCAGTATGGAGCAGATGATGAGATCGGCGAGCTGAAGTCATTAATGGAGTCTCTAGCTGTTAACGATGATGA
Coding sequences:
- the telo2 gene encoding telomere length regulation protein TEL2 homolog isoform 1 (isoform 1 is encoded by transcript variant 1; The RefSeq protein has 11 substitutions compared to this genomic sequence); translated protein: MGTFGTESPLRLQVSSCLRTLSTSRDSGEIVHALRTLMRCLDDGEFTRIHHTHALQVLVSAQSSHWFSRSHDEDEEEMKKLWGEIIIRGPAEQTLLTLLDTISSTGESEALDRCVSALEMFLSAARLQVLLWSRCEAGGASSDSPQLTETVIGHLAALPSITSNHLHTNTPDIFLPQQYYPLLAASILDTLEKTCHALRAGRDCSLGFVSQVLGKVCIQGYSSQMFETLGPRLSSVTREDALYQRVTQKLLENVPERCTESVITGLIRSLSGAAAVSRLMGNLVLTNKKAQFVLTHKLILQQYQHPTRLLKSVLGYLAVDSSRRPLLKQVLRSVCQVWCNSSAVKHTCVEQQLYVSKALLLCVALLDDSEIQELRQEMLQCMLGGVQCRLDSNVERIRRMGMVVGECLSHRLDTPGSQLKFQYGADEEIGELKSLMESLAVNDDEEEQPDASHSLQPEPKVEASVLSQSVASDPGNGSESELDSDDDLTPYDMSADQEKKKSAPPCYVRDCLEGLMSSDDAERFELSLQVAETLLRKNLKATQEVSVQFSKVLLHLEDRYNTALFLSLRQNAMVALTVTDIKPVVDYWTTEFYALNYSLRQRLDILEVLALAAQELSEPLTNKHTGAEPITAVTPLGQSDDITHWRQIVDKRIQSKTRRISKGVTQPVKAVPNRYAPVAGFFFFPLLRSYDRPQTTFDLLGGDHLVLGRLLHTLGLLMHLAVNAPVVSQMGRALLDFVWAVRFHTDQMVRRGVMFAVCAVFLSMPSENLLTELGDDLMETRAWLADVAESDCDSDCRSLAVQSLMLMDKNLKSQLQIPDMET
- the telo2 gene encoding telomere length regulation protein TEL2 homolog isoform 2 (isoform 2 is encoded by transcript variant 2; The RefSeq protein has 9 substitutions compared to this genomic sequence), which codes for MGTFGTESPLRLQVSSCLKTLSTSRDSGEIVHALRTLMRCLDDGEFTRIHHTHALQVLVSAQSSHWFSRSHDEDEEEMKKLWGEIIIRGPAEQTLLTLLDTISSTGESEALDRCVSALEMFLSAARLQVLLWSRCEVSGASADSPQLTETVIGHLAALPSITSNHLHTNTPDIFLPQQYYPLLAASILDTLEKTCHALRAGRDCSLGFVSQVLGKVCIQGYSSQMFETLGPRLSFVTREDALYQRVTQKLMENVPERCTESVITGLIRSLSGAAAVSRLMGNLVLTNKKAQFVLTHKLILQQYQHPTRLLKSVLGYLAVDSSRRPLLKQVLRSVCQVWCNSSAVKHTCVEQQLYVSKALLLCVALLDDSEIQELRQEMLQCMLGGVQCRLDSNVERIRRMGMVVGECLSHRLDTPGSQLKFQYGADEEIGELKSLMESLAVNDDEEEQPDASNSLQPEPKVEAPVSSQSVASDPGNGSESELDSDDDLTPYDMSADQEKKKSAPPRYVRDCLEGLMSSDDAERFELSLQVAETLLRKNISVQFSKVLLHLEDRYNTALFLSLRQNAMVALTVTDIKPVVDYWTTEFYALNYSLRQRLDILEVLALAAQELSEPVTNKHTGAEPITAVTPLGQSDDITHWRQIVDKRIQSKTRRISKGVTQPVKAVPNRYAPVAGFFFFPLFRSYDRPQTTFDLLGGDHLVLGRLLHTLGLLMHLAVNAPVVSQMGRALLDFVWAVRFHTDQMVRRGVMFAVCAVFLSMPSENLLTELGDDLMETRAWLADVAESDCDSDCRSLAVQSLMLMDKNLKSQLQIPDMET